The following are encoded together in the Poseidonibacter lekithochrous genome:
- the hypB gene encoding hydrogenase nickel incorporation protein HypB has product MCTDCGCSITDHHHSHDHDHSHEHTHDHSHGNDSASHQAAHDTLHHNPQLNDTKTISVIKKILDKNDHEASHNRAHFDNHGVLGINLMSSPGSGKTTLLENIADMVDFNFSVVEGDLETSRDADRLKAKGIEAVQIQTGSACHLDAFMVHKGLHDIKLDNLDVCFVENVGNLVCPASYDVGTHLNIVLVSVPEGEDKIAKYPVMFRAADLILITKTDLLPHFEYNIENEKADARKLKPNVDILEVNIKDKESLQRVIDWIEFKRKMR; this is encoded by the coding sequence ATGTGTACAGATTGCGGATGTAGCATAACAGATCACCATCACTCACACGACCATGACCATAGTCATGAACACACTCACGATCATTCACATGGAAATGACAGTGCAAGCCACCAAGCTGCACATGATACATTACATCATAATCCACAGTTAAATGATACAAAGACTATTTCAGTTATAAAAAAGATTTTAGATAAGAATGACCATGAAGCTTCTCATAATAGAGCTCACTTTGATAATCATGGAGTTTTAGGAATAAATCTAATGTCTAGTCCGGGAAGTGGAAAAACAACACTTTTAGAAAATATAGCTGATATGGTTGATTTTAATTTCTCAGTAGTTGAGGGAGATTTAGAAACTTCAAGAGATGCGGATAGATTAAAAGCCAAAGGTATTGAAGCAGTTCAAATACAAACTGGATCTGCTTGTCACTTGGATGCGTTTATGGTTCACAAAGGTTTACATGATATCAAGCTTGATAATTTAGATGTATGTTTTGTTGAAAATGTAGGAAACTTAGTATGTCCTGCTTCTTATGATGTTGGAACTCACTTAAACATTGTATTAGTATCAGTACCTGAAGGTGAAGATAAGATTGCTAAATACCCAGTAATGTTTAGAGCTGCTGACTTAATTCTTATTACTAAAACAGATTTATTACCTCATTTTGAATACAACATTGAAAATGAAAAAGCAGATGCTAGAAAACTAAAACCAAATGTAGATATCTTAGAAGTAAATATCAAAGATAAAGAGTCTTTACAAAGAGTAATTGACTGGATTGAATTCAAAAGAAAGATGAGATAG
- a CDS encoding HypC/HybG/HupF family hydrogenase formation chaperone, which yields MCLSIPSKIKSIDSEMNTCIVDTMGVERGASLDLIDQDVVVGDYVLLHIGFAMNKIDEEDAMESLKVYREIIDKMEEEDRLAAIAESENCPNR from the coding sequence ATGTGTTTATCAATACCATCAAAAATTAAAAGTATAGATAGTGAAATGAACACTTGTATAGTTGATACTATGGGAGTTGAAAGAGGTGCTTCTTTAGACTTAATTGACCAAGATGTAGTTGTTGGGGATTATGTTCTATTACACATTGGTTTTGCTATGAATAAAATCGATGAAGAAGATGCAATGGAATCACTAAAAGTCTATAGGGAAATCATAGACAAAATGGAAGAAGAGGATAGGTTAGCTGCCATCGCTGAATCTGAAAACTGCCCAAATAGATAA
- the hypD gene encoding hydrogenase formation protein HypD, with protein MNDELELKDLYDGFRDADTIKAFAKIIEEDAKKLGKTINIMEVCGGHTHTIMKYGIPQLLPDNINFIHGPGCPVCIMPKERIDSAYILSLQEDVILVTLGDMIKVPGSKGSLQDARAKGADVRFVYSPLDCIKIAKENPSKKVIFFAIGFETTTPMTCSLLEAVVKQEINNVYFHINHVTVPEVMKELIDSRDEHVDSYNNRIDAFLGPSHVSVISGSKIYEQFPEHYKRPVVVAGFEPVDVMQAISMLVKQFIENRCELEIEYKRLVSYDGNKRAQEMMDKYFKKVMFKWRGLGNIPTSGLELKDEYNKYNAKEIYKDVLPIEEIEDHKLCICGDILRGIANPPDCTVFGTACKPTKPIGSCMVSSEGACAAYYKYGNLLK; from the coding sequence ATGAATGATGAATTAGAACTAAAAGATCTTTATGATGGTTTTAGAGATGCAGATACTATTAAAGCTTTTGCAAAAATCATAGAAGAAGATGCTAAGAAATTAGGAAAAACTATTAATATCATGGAAGTATGTGGTGGTCACACTCATACTATTATGAAATATGGTATTCCTCAATTATTACCTGATAATATCAACTTTATCCATGGACCGGGATGTCCTGTATGTATCATGCCAAAAGAGAGAATTGATAGTGCATATATCTTATCATTACAAGAAGATGTAATTCTAGTAACTTTAGGGGATATGATAAAAGTTCCGGGATCTAAAGGAAGTTTACAAGACGCTAGGGCGAAAGGTGCTGATGTAAGATTTGTATACTCGCCACTTGACTGTATCAAAATAGCCAAAGAAAATCCTAGCAAAAAAGTAATCTTCTTTGCAATTGGATTTGAAACAACTACACCAATGACATGTTCATTATTAGAAGCTGTAGTAAAACAAGAAATAAATAATGTATATTTCCATATCAATCATGTAACAGTTCCAGAAGTAATGAAAGAACTAATTGATAGTAGAGATGAACATGTAGATTCATACAATAATAGAATCGATGCTTTCTTAGGCCCTTCTCATGTATCTGTAATTAGTGGAAGTAAAATCTATGAGCAATTTCCAGAGCATTATAAAAGACCAGTAGTAGTTGCAGGTTTTGAACCAGTAGATGTAATGCAAGCAATTTCTATGTTAGTTAAGCAGTTTATTGAGAATAGATGTGAGTTAGAAATAGAGTATAAAAGACTAGTTTCATATGATGGAAATAAAAGAGCCCAAGAAATGATGGATAAATACTTTAAAAAAGTAATGTTCAAATGGAGAGGTTTAGGAAATATTCCAACAAGTGGATTAGAGCTAAAAGACGAATACAATAAATACAATGCAAAAGAAATATATAAAGACGTTCTTCCTATAGAAGAGATAGAAGATCATAAATTATGTATTTGTGGAGATATTCTGCGAGGTATAGCAAATCCACCTGATTGTACAGTATTTGGAACTGCCTGTAAACCAACTAAACCAATTGGGTCTTGTATGGTAAGTAGCGAGGGTGCATGTGCGGCGTATTACAAGTACGGAAACCTATTAAAATAG
- the hypE gene encoding hydrogenase expression/formation protein HypE translates to MKTVTLAHGNGGAENQELISKVFYRAFKNDILNKSEDAAIIQDGSLAFTTDSFTVSPLFFNGADIGKLAVCGTCNDLAMMGAKPKYLTCSVIIEEGFEIKSLEKIVRSMKEELAKNDAIVVSGDTKVVPKGSVDKIFINTTGIGEVQQKGISSNAISEDDVIIVSRDVGAHGATIFAAREGMDINTDLQSDCASLWIQVKALLDAGIKITALRDATRGGVSAVLNEWANQSNVCIEVQEEKVPVADEVKGICELLGFEAMSLANEGTFVLALPKEEAQKVLDVLAQFDNSKNASIIGSVSQAYEKRVVLHSPWGTKRFLELPTGELLPRIC, encoded by the coding sequence ATGAAAACAGTTACACTCGCTCACGGAAACGGTGGAGCAGAAAACCAAGAGTTAATCTCAAAAGTTTTTTATAGAGCATTTAAAAATGATATTTTAAACAAAAGTGAAGATGCAGCTATTATTCAAGATGGTAGTCTTGCTTTTACAACTGATTCCTTTACCGTAAGTCCACTATTTTTCAATGGGGCTGATATTGGTAAACTTGCAGTTTGTGGAACTTGTAATGATTTAGCAATGATGGGTGCAAAACCAAAGTACTTGACTTGTTCAGTTATCATTGAAGAAGGTTTTGAGATTAAAAGCCTAGAGAAGATTGTACGTTCTATGAAAGAAGAGTTAGCCAAAAACGATGCAATAGTTGTAAGTGGTGATACAAAGGTAGTTCCTAAAGGAAGTGTTGATAAGATTTTTATTAATACTACTGGTATTGGAGAAGTGCAACAAAAAGGTATTAGCTCAAATGCTATAAGTGAAGATGATGTAATTATTGTAAGCCGTGATGTTGGAGCACACGGAGCTACAATTTTCGCAGCACGTGAGGGAATGGATATAAACACTGACCTTCAAAGTGACTGTGCTTCATTATGGATACAAGTAAAAGCTTTACTTGATGCAGGTATTAAAATCACAGCTTTAAGAGATGCTACAAGAGGTGGAGTAAGTGCTGTTTTAAATGAATGGGCAAATCAATCAAATGTATGTATAGAAGTACAAGAAGAAAAAGTGCCTGTAGCTGATGAAGTAAAAGGTATTTGTGAACTACTAGGTTTTGAAGCAATGAGTTTAGCAAATGAAGGTACATTTGTATTAGCTTTACCAAAAGAAGAAGCACAAAAAGTCTTAGATGTATTAGCTCAATTTGATAATAGTAAAAATGCATCTATTATAGGAAGTGTAAGTCAAGCTTATGAAAAAAGAGTAGTACTACATAGCCCTTGGGGAACAAAAAGATTTTTAGAGTTACCAACTGGTGAGTTATTACCAAGAATCTGTTAG
- a CDS encoding hydrogenase maturation protein: MKILLIISSFNSLSQSVYCKLRELNHEISVKFAISSELMIEEVQSLNPDIVLCPFLKEYLPCEIFENYDSFILHPGIIGDRGHNSLDHAINDEVKQWGVVILKADHKLDAGDIYAQANFPMRISSKASIYRNEVNKASLEALEEFLENYQNKDFIPTKQIQNDIHIPITMDKRIIDWNNDTTKEIIKKINMSDSHPGVKENLLGIECYLYGASYEESFKGEPKEILAKRDGAICIGTIDGALWISHIKEVGKFKLPATYVLKNKIKGIAENRLPLIVDYKMQTYHEISMVQKDEVTYLYFNFYNGAMSSAQALRLKYAVDFLKDECKVLVLMGGDDFFSNGIHLNILEDSKKQGEDGWSNINAMNDVVKSVLLSEDIITIASFAKNAGAGGVFLGLSCDYVIGCDGVVLNPHYKTMGLTGSEYHTYSLPKRVGEQKAQELLDECLPISVSEAKKINMIDEVFQSSSYMKDLENFSNALLEDEDKYEDFIDSKKDKLYDDEELMESCKEKELSIMYDEFWLSSSTFHNLRKNFVNKTKPTNTPKRLKGKQDA, from the coding sequence ATGAAGATACTTTTAATAATATCAAGTTTTAACTCTTTATCGCAAAGTGTATATTGTAAGTTAAGAGAACTTAATCATGAAATTAGTGTTAAGTTTGCAATCTCAAGTGAGCTTATGATAGAAGAGGTACAGAGTTTAAATCCTGATATTGTTTTATGTCCATTTTTAAAAGAGTATCTTCCTTGTGAGATTTTTGAAAACTACGATAGTTTTATACTACACCCGGGAATCATTGGAGATAGAGGTCATAACTCCCTAGACCATGCTATTAATGATGAGGTAAAACAATGGGGTGTAGTAATACTAAAAGCAGACCATAAATTAGATGCAGGAGATATTTACGCACAAGCAAATTTTCCTATGAGAATATCTTCTAAAGCTTCGATATATCGAAATGAAGTAAATAAAGCTAGTTTAGAAGCCTTAGAAGAGTTCTTAGAAAACTATCAAAACAAAGATTTTATTCCTACAAAACAAATACAAAATGATATTCATATTCCAATAACTATGGATAAAAGAATCATAGATTGGAATAACGACACTACAAAAGAGATAATCAAAAAAATAAACATGTCTGACTCACATCCGGGTGTAAAAGAAAACCTACTTGGAATAGAGTGTTATTTATATGGTGCATCTTATGAAGAGAGTTTCAAAGGTGAACCAAAAGAGATATTAGCTAAAAGAGATGGCGCTATTTGTATTGGTACAATAGATGGAGCACTTTGGATATCTCATATAAAAGAAGTAGGAAAGTTTAAACTTCCTGCTACATATGTATTAAAGAACAAAATCAAAGGAATAGCTGAGAATAGACTTCCTTTGATTGTAGATTATAAAATGCAAACATATCATGAAATATCAATGGTTCAAAAAGATGAGGTTACATATCTATATTTCAACTTTTATAATGGAGCTATGAGTTCAGCTCAAGCTCTGCGATTAAAATATGCAGTTGACTTTCTAAAAGATGAGTGTAAAGTATTAGTTCTCATGGGTGGAGATGATTTCTTCTCGAACGGTATTCATCTAAATATTTTAGAAGATAGTAAAAAACAAGGGGAAGATGGTTGGAGTAATATAAATGCTATGAATGATGTGGTTAAGTCTGTATTATTAAGTGAAGATATTATTACAATTGCTTCTTTTGCTAAAAATGCAGGAGCTGGAGGAGTATTCCTAGGACTTAGCTGTGATTATGTAATAGGATGTGATGGAGTTGTATTAAATCCACATTATAAAACTATGGGATTAACAGGAAGTGAATATCATACTTATTCCTTACCTAAAAGAGTAGGTGAGCAAAAAGCACAAGAGTTATTAGATGAATGTTTACCTATAAGTGTAAGTGAAGCAAAAAAGATAAATATGATTGATGAGGTATTTCAAAGCTCATCTTATATGAAAGATTTAGAAAACTTCTCAAATGCTTTATTAGAAGATGAAGATAAGTATGAAGATTTTATAGACTCAAAAAAAGACAAACTTTATGATGATGAAGAGTTAATGGAATCATGCAAAGAAAAAGAACTATCTATTATGTATGATGAGTTTTGGCTCTCATCTAGTACTTTTCATAACTTACGTAAAAACTTTGTAAACAAAACTAAACCAACAAATACACCAAAAAGATTAAAAGGAAAACAAGATGCATGA
- the hypA gene encoding hydrogenase/urease nickel incorporation protein HypA, which yields MHEYSIVQSLLESCEQHARENDAKEVTKVVVKIGVLSGVEPDLLQTAFDTFKEQTVCHNAEFILNIQKITIKCVSCNNESVLEKHEFQCPSCQSTNIEVIDGEDMYLMSLEME from the coding sequence ATGCATGAATATAGTATCGTTCAATCACTACTTGAAAGCTGTGAACAACACGCAAGAGAAAATGATGCCAAGGAAGTTACAAAAGTAGTAGTAAAGATTGGTGTGTTATCTGGGGTAGAACCTGACTTATTACAAACAGCATTTGATACATTTAAAGAACAAACAGTCTGTCATAATGCTGAATTTATTCTAAACATACAAAAAATAACTATTAAATGTGTATCTTGTAATAATGAGTCAGTTTTGGAAAAGCATGAATTTCAATGCCCATCATGTCAAAGTACTAATATTGAGGTAATAGACGGTGAAGACATGTATTTAATGTCTCTTGAGATGGAGTAG